In the Ctenopharyngodon idella isolate HZGC_01 chromosome 21, HZGC01, whole genome shotgun sequence genome, TTGCAGCCACCCATGTCTAACGCCAGGAAGGAGGTGGTGTTACAGGCATTCAAAAAGTTGGATAAGACTGGAGATGGTGTGATTACAATTGAGGATCTGAGAGGAGTATACAATGTCAAACATCACCCCAAATATCAAAACGGTGAGTGGACCGAAGACCAAGTATTCCGCAAATTCCTGGACAGTTTTGACTCTCCGGATGACAAGGATGGAAAGGTAtgaagatgctgaaaatacagttgtCTCATCTCAAACTTATAGTATCCAgcataataatgtattaatattacacAGACATCTTTAGAATAAGATTGCTATGTCTTTGGTTTTAAGCACCACCCGGTTCCATCGGTGGCACCGTAAGAAGTCGTTTCTGCAGTGTTTTCTTTGATCATGCTATATGTCTCCATACATCAGGTCACAAAAGAGGAGTTTATGAACTACTACTCCGGTGTGAGCGCATCCATTGACACAGATATCTACTTTATAGTAATGATGAAAAATGCATGGAAGCTTGACTAAACCTCTGAAGCATCTATTTTAGGGTAAAGAACAAAGATGGTCAACCTTCGGCAAAAGCATGTCTTGACCCTGTCATGACCCTGTCAAACATGTTAATTTCAGACTAAAATGTGGAgacaatatttattatacagtaatctatctatctatctatacataTAAAtccctgtaaaatttacagtaaaaaaaatggcagctgttggtagcaacattttaggttttacgggacagcacttcaaaacagtgtaatttaaaggtttatattgtaataattccgattcataactgtttattttacacactgtaaaaaaaatccgttaaatttacggtaaaaaacccggcagctgtggttgccagaaatttactgtaaaaaatacggtagcaacattttaggttttacagatttaacttaaatttacagtaaaaaaagcatatttcaTGAACtcatataatgttattttaccaacctattgaagtactaatatttgtacctttgtaatacactaaccaccaaacacagtggtgatgagagtcacatgattaAAGCTCATCACAAGCAGGTTTTCCAAAAGCTGAGaggacaatactaatatatgGAAGGtacacacagtgtcattcacacaaacactaaacaccatcatgataacacacatgaaattttaaaaatgcaataaacattaatttaacaacattagatgtaacataaaaccctaatgtacaaaactgattagaaaaactcagaaaagttatttcaaatgtgaagtgtcatgcagggaattgtgggaatgtcaatttatggTTTTTCACTtcaaattatacaatgacttgttatttttcacttccaaaatgtGTAAATTGAATgg is a window encoding:
- the capslb gene encoding calcyphosine-like b isoform X1, whose protein sequence is MAGTSRHDREMAISAKKQLSDCSDPIERLRLQCLARGSAGIKGLGRTFRIMDDDSSRTLDMKEFLKGLSDYGVLIEKEEAINLFQLFDRDGSGYIDFDEFLITLRPPMSNARKEVVLQAFKKLDKTGDGVITIEDLRGVYNVKHHPKYQNGEWTEDQVFRKFLDSFDSPDDKDGKVTKEEFMNYYSGVSASIDTDIYFIVMMKNAWKLD